The genomic region AAGGACACCTTGCAGACCTGCCCGATCCGGACCAACACCAAGTTCCACACCATCCGCAACTTCACCCACCACATCCGGCCCGGCGACCGCTTCGTCAGGACCGACCAGCCCGGCACCGTGGCCGCGGTGGCGCGCTCCGGCGCGCAGGCGAAGGTGGTGCACGTCAACAACGGCGCCGCCACCCGCACGGTGACCCTGGACCTGTCCCGGTTCGGGCGGATCTCCGCGCAGGCCTCGGTGACCCCGGTGGTCACCAGCTCGGCGGGCGCGCTCGTGCGCGGCAACCCGGTGCGCGTCTCCGGCGGGTCGGCGAAGCTGACCGTGCCCGCGAAGTCGGTCACCACCTTCCTCGTGGACGGTGTCTCCGGCGTGGCCAAGGACGCCGCGCTGATCCAGCCCGGTCACCGGTACCAGCTGGCGGGGGTGGCCAGCGGCAAGTCGATGGCGCCTGCCGCGAGCGGCACCGGGGTGGTCATCCGCACCAGCGACGCCAGCCCGGCGCAGCAGTGGTCGGTGCGGAAACTGGGTGGCGCCAACGGAAACCGCGACCGGTACGAGATCGTGCACCAGAGCAGCGGCGCCCGGATCGCGGCCAGGGGCAACGCGGCGGTCCTGGAACCGGCGGGCACCCCGGTGAGCCAGTCCGCGCAGTGGATCATGTCGACCACCGGTGACGGCAGCTGGACCTTCGTCAACGCCGCCACCGGCCGGGTGCTCGACGTGGCCGGTCAGTCCACCGCCGACGGCGCCGCGGTGACCACCGCCGACGCCTCCTCCGCGCCGAGCCAGCGGTGGCGGGTGACCGACCGGACGCCGGGCGCACCAGGAACCTTTCAGTAGCCACTTCAACGAATGGACCCTGCCATGCACAAGTCAACGGTGATGCGTGCACTGCTCATCACGACGTCCTCGGCCCTGGTGGCCACCGCCGCGGCCTACCCTGCCACCGCCGCCGCACCAGCCGCCGCGCAGGCGGAGGAGCTGGACCGCGGCCTGATCAGCGTGCACACCGGTAACGGCAACTTCCTCAGCTGGCGGCTCGCGGCCGGGGAAGCCCCTGCCACCGCGTTCGTGGTCTACCGCGACGGCAAGAAGGTGACGCCGGAACCGGTCACCCGCACCAACTTCCAGGACACCGGAGCCTCAGCCGAGGCGGTCTACGAGGTGCGCCCGGTGGTCGACGGTGTGGAGTCGGCGCGCACCGGCCCCGCGACGCCGCCGTTGCGGATGGCCGCGCACACCGAGGGCGAGCTCGGCGTCACGGCCAGCACGCGGGACGTGCCCTTGCAGATCCCGCCGGGCGGTTCGACCTCCTCCGGCGCGTACACCTACGAGGCCAACGACGCCAGTGTCGGGGACCTCGACGGTGACGGGCAGTACGAGATCGTGCTGAAGTGGAACCCCACCAACGCCAAGGACAACGCCCACGCCGGCCACACCGGCAACACCATCCTGGATGCCTACAAGCTGGACGGCAGACGGTTGTGGCGGATCGACCTGGGGCGCAACATCCGCTCCGGCGCGCACTACACCCAGTTCCAGGTCTTCGACTACGACGGCGACGGCAAGGCCGAGCTCGCGGTCAAGACCGCCGACGGCACCCGCTCGGGCACCGGTCAGGTGATCGGCAACGCCAATGCCGACCACCGCAACTCCAGCGGCTACGTGCTGGCCGGACCGGAGTTCCTGACCGTGTTCCGCGGCTCCGACGGCGCGGTCCTGGACACCGAGAACTACGTCCCGCCACGCGGCAACGTCTCCGACTGGGGCGACAACTACGGCAACCGGTCCGACCGGTTCCTGGCCGGAACGGCCTTTGTGGACGGTGCGCGGCCGAGCATCATCATGGCGCGCGGCTACTACACCCGCGCGGTGGTCTCGGCGTGGGACTTCCGCGGCGGTCAGCTCACCCGCCGCTGGACCTATGACTCCGGCCGCAGCGGTGGCGCCTACGGGCAGGGCAACCACAACCTGTCGGTGTCCGATGTGGACGGTGACGGGCGGGATGAGATCATCTACGGCTCGGCCACCATCGACGACAACGGCACGCTGATGTACCGCACCGGTTTCGGCCACGGCGACGCCCTGCACGTCAGCGACCTCGTCCCCAGCCGACCCGGCCAGGAAGTCTTCACCGTGCACGAGTCGGGCAACCAGCCCGCGATGGACGTCCACGACGCGCGCACCGGCCAGGTCATCTACCGCGCGCCGGCGTGCAACTGCGACAACGGCCGAGGCGTGGCCGCGGATGTGTGGGCGGGCAGCCCCGGCGCGGAGATCTGGTCCGGCGCGGTGGGCGGGCTGCGCAGCGCGGCCAACGGCAACCAGGTCGCCGCGCGCAAGCCGGGCTCGCAGAACTTCGTGATCTGGTGGGACGGCGACGCCCAGCGCGAGCTGCTGGACGGCACCCAGATCAGCAAGTACGGCACCGGCGGCGACACCCGCCTGCTGACCGGTTCGGGGGTCTCCGCCAACAACGGCACCAAGTCCACCCCGGTGTTGCAGGCCGACATCCTGGGTGACTGGCGGGAGGAGGTCATCTGGCGCACCAGCGACAACCGGGCGCTGCGGATCCACTCCACCACCGCCCCGACCACCATCTCCCGGGCCTCGCTGATGCAGGACCGCCAGTACCGGCTGGCCGTGGCCTGGCAGAACACCGCCTACAACCAGCCGCCGCACGCGAGCTTCCTCAACCCGTGACGCCCGAACCACACCCACGGAGTCAGCCATGACCATGCAACGACGTGCTTTCCTGCGTGTTGGCGCGGCCGGAGCGGCGGGCCTCGGCCTGGGCCTGCTCGGCGCCGGACAGGCGCTGGCCACCAGCCCGCTGGCCACCGCGCCCACCAAGCCCTTCGCCGTCGGCGTGCGCCAGTACAACTGGATGCGCGGCAACCGGCAGGTGACCACGTTCATCTACTACCCGGCCAAAGGCACCCCCGGCGGCAACCCGGTGACCAACGCGCCCGTCGCCGACGGCGTCTTCCCGGTCTGCGAGTACACCCACGGCCTCGGCGGCAACCCACAGACCACCCAAGCGCCGGTCCGCCCCCTGGCCGCGGCAGGCTTCATCGTCGCGACGCCGGTCTTCACCAGGCACGGCATCGGGGAGGCCTACAACGGCAACCTGTCCAAGGACGTCTCCGAGGTCATCAGCCGGACACTCGCGCTCAACACCGGCAACGACCCGTTGGCAGGCCACATCAACGCCGCGCCCGGTGTCGGCGTGTCCGGCCACTCCATGGGCGGCATGACCACGCACGGCCTGCTCACCATCGCGCCCGACCCGCGGATCACCGCCGCGATCCCGATGGCCTGTGTGGACATGGGCAACCCGAGCAGCTCGGTCAAGGCCAAGGTGTTGTTCATCCACGGCGACCGGGACACCACCTGCCCCTACTCCTCCGCCCGCCAGGCCTACCGGGAACTGCCAAGCCCCAAGGCGTTCCTCACCTACCGCGGCGGGGATCACGGCGGGTACCTCGGTGGCGCCCGGACCCGCAACACGGTTCTGGACTGGATGCGCTGGAGCCTCTACGGCGACACCGCGGCTCGCGACCGGCTGCCTGCCGGCGCCTCCTCCAGCGGCACGATCTGGGAGTCGGTGCTGCGATGAGGGGCAACCACCTCCGGCGGGCCGCGGTCGTGGCGGTCAGTGCGCTGCTGCTCAGCGGCGCACTGCCCGCCGCGGCGGAAACCGGGACGGTCACGGGCAATCCCGCGCTGCCCGGCCTGACCGCCGACCCGCACCTCACCGCCGCCGGTGGCCGGTTCTACCTGTACCCGACCACCGACGGCTTCCCCGGCTGGGGCGGCAGCACCTTCTCCGCCTACTCCAGCACCGACCTGGTGCACTGGCGGAACCACGGCGTCATCCTGGACCTGGACAAGGACATCTCCTGGGCGGACAAGTTCGCCTGGGCCCCGGCGATGGCGCGCAAGAACGGCAAGCACTACTTCTACTTCAGCGGCGGCAAGGCCACCGGCGACACCGGCAAGCACCTCGGTGTCGCCGTCTCGGACTCACCGACCGGCCCGTTCAAGGACGCGCTGGGCAAACCCCTCGTCCCCGCCGGGACCTACGGCGGTCAGATGATCGACCCGATGGTGTTCACCGACGACGACGGCCAGAGCTACCTGTACTGGGGCCAGGGCGGTTCCCACCAGGTGCCGCTCAACCCGGACATGGTCTCCTTCGACCCGGCGAAGGTGCGCACGCACAAACCCCAGGACTACAACGAAGGTTCGTTCGTGTTCAAGCGCAAGGGCACCTACTACTTCATGTGGTCGGAAGGGGACACCCGCAGCGAGGACTACCGGGTTGCCTACGCCCCCGGCCCGTCCCCGCTCGGCCCGTGGACCAAGCGCGGAGTCATCCTCAGCAAGCGGCTGGACCAGGGCATCAAGGGCACCGGGCACCATTCGGTGGTGCGCGCGCCCGGCTCTGACAACTGGTACATCGCCTACCACCGCTTCGCCATCCCTGGCGGAGACGGCACGCACCGGGAGACCGCCATCGACCGGATGCGCTTCAACCGCGACGGCAGCATCCAGCCGGTGGTGCCCACCCTGACCGGCATCAACCCGGTCCGCAGATAGGAGGCGTGGGTGGCGGCCATCTGTAGTCTCGATCGGTAACCAGCTACCTCTTCGTGACCAATGGATGGACGCCACCCATGCCCGAGCACCCGGCCTTCGACGTGATGACCAGGACCTGCCCTTCGCGGACCTCGCTGGCCCGGATCGCGAACAAGTGGACGGCCATGGTGGTGATCGCGCTGGGCACCCGGCGGATGCGCTTCGGCGACCTGCGCGGCACGGTCGAGGGCATCAGCGGGAAGGTGCTCACCGAAACCCTGCGCGACCTGGAACGCGACGGGCTGGTCAGCCGCCACGCCTACGCCGAGATCCCGCCCAGGGTCGAGTACGAGCTGACCGCGCTGGGGGAGACGCTGCACGAGCCGCTGCACGCGCTGGGGCGCTGGGCCGAGCAGCACGCCGCCGAGGTGCTCACCGCCCGCGAGGCCTACGACCGCCAGTCCTGAGTGGACACTTCTTCTGGTGACGCCGGTCACATATTCGCTTTAGTTACGTTGAGGTAACTAGTTACGAATAGTCACTATTGGCCAGTACCTGGAACTCACCCCAAGGAGATCTCCGATGGCCGAGTCTACTGGCCCCCTCGCCGTTGCCACCAAGTACTTCGACGCGTTGTCCGCCAAGGACTTCGCCACCGTCGCCGGCATGTTCGCCGATGACATCGTCTGGCACCAGCCGGGCGGCAACCAGTTCTCCGGCGTCCACCGCGGCAGTGCCGCGGTCGGCGAGATGATCGGCGCCATGATGGCCGTCAGCGAAGGGACCTTCGCGCTCTCGGTGACCGCGACCCCCATGGCCAACGGGT from Crossiella sp. CA-258035 harbors:
- a CDS encoding rhamnogalacturonan lyase, which codes for MHKSTVMRALLITTSSALVATAAAYPATAAAPAAAQAEELDRGLISVHTGNGNFLSWRLAAGEAPATAFVVYRDGKKVTPEPVTRTNFQDTGASAEAVYEVRPVVDGVESARTGPATPPLRMAAHTEGELGVTASTRDVPLQIPPGGSTSSGAYTYEANDASVGDLDGDGQYEIVLKWNPTNAKDNAHAGHTGNTILDAYKLDGRRLWRIDLGRNIRSGAHYTQFQVFDYDGDGKAELAVKTADGTRSGTGQVIGNANADHRNSSGYVLAGPEFLTVFRGSDGAVLDTENYVPPRGNVSDWGDNYGNRSDRFLAGTAFVDGARPSIIMARGYYTRAVVSAWDFRGGQLTRRWTYDSGRSGGAYGQGNHNLSVSDVDGDGRDEIIYGSATIDDNGTLMYRTGFGHGDALHVSDLVPSRPGQEVFTVHESGNQPAMDVHDARTGQVIYRAPACNCDNGRGVAADVWAGSPGAEIWSGAVGGLRSAANGNQVAARKPGSQNFVIWWDGDAQRELLDGTQISKYGTGGDTRLLTGSGVSANNGTKSTPVLQADILGDWREEVIWRTSDNRALRIHSTTAPTTISRASLMQDRQYRLAVAWQNTAYNQPPHASFLNP
- a CDS encoding alpha/beta hydrolase, translating into MTMQRRAFLRVGAAGAAGLGLGLLGAGQALATSPLATAPTKPFAVGVRQYNWMRGNRQVTTFIYYPAKGTPGGNPVTNAPVADGVFPVCEYTHGLGGNPQTTQAPVRPLAAAGFIVATPVFTRHGIGEAYNGNLSKDVSEVISRTLALNTGNDPLAGHINAAPGVGVSGHSMGGMTTHGLLTIAPDPRITAAIPMACVDMGNPSSSVKAKVLFIHGDRDTTCPYSSARQAYRELPSPKAFLTYRGGDHGGYLGGARTRNTVLDWMRWSLYGDTAARDRLPAGASSSGTIWESVLR
- a CDS encoding family 43 glycosylhydrolase; amino-acid sequence: MRGNHLRRAAVVAVSALLLSGALPAAAETGTVTGNPALPGLTADPHLTAAGGRFYLYPTTDGFPGWGGSTFSAYSSTDLVHWRNHGVILDLDKDISWADKFAWAPAMARKNGKHYFYFSGGKATGDTGKHLGVAVSDSPTGPFKDALGKPLVPAGTYGGQMIDPMVFTDDDGQSYLYWGQGGSHQVPLNPDMVSFDPAKVRTHKPQDYNEGSFVFKRKGTYYFMWSEGDTRSEDYRVAYAPGPSPLGPWTKRGVILSKRLDQGIKGTGHHSVVRAPGSDNWYIAYHRFAIPGGDGTHRETAIDRMRFNRDGSIQPVVPTLTGINPVRR
- a CDS encoding helix-turn-helix domain-containing protein; its protein translation is MPEHPAFDVMTRTCPSRTSLARIANKWTAMVVIALGTRRMRFGDLRGTVEGISGKVLTETLRDLERDGLVSRHAYAEIPPRVEYELTALGETLHEPLHALGRWAEQHAAEVLTAREAYDRQS
- a CDS encoding nuclear transport factor 2 family protein; its protein translation is MAESTGPLAVATKYFDALSAKDFATVAGMFADDIVWHQPGGNQFSGVHRGSAAVGEMIGAMMAVSEGTFALSVTATPMANGSVVAAPVHFTGQRAGATMSQLGLDLLRIAGDRIAEVWLFSPDPAAEDAFWGKG